The genomic DNA TTATTTGCGGCAGCCGTGCCGTCCTTTTTGGCTCACCGCAAAACGGTTATGCGTTGCAGGAAATTCAGACCGCATTTGAACGCAGTGGTGTCAAATCACTCGATGCGATTGTGATTGATTCAGCAGATCAGGCGACATACCACACCGCCGCGCTAGCGCTGGATTATCCGTCGACTGTGCTATGCTCTCCACCCTCGCGCGCCGCCGTCACCTTCTCGCACGCGGCCGGGCTGCCTCTGCGTAACCTGCCACAGGACGCTTTGTTGTATGGTGCCGTACGGTATCATAAATCTGACAGTGAAATAACGCTGACCTTTTCAGAGGCCGAGCTGTTAAAAACCGGCGGTAATTGTGTTATAATAGGGAAGTACGCAGAGCTGGAGCCCTTTTCGGCCAGTGTTCTACGTGCGCGTGCAAAATTATGAAATAATTTAGGCGGGCTAACCGCAAAAAATAACGTGAAGGCGAAAATTGGTTTGTAAATTATAAGTTTGAAGGGAGCGGCCCGGATGCTCTGCACCACCGAGAAACAACTTAAAGAACAACTTTCAACTGAAAATTTCGCGCCGCTTTACCTGTTGTTCGGAAACGAGCCGGTGCTGCTGCGTACCTGGCGGCAAAAGCTGTTAGACACATTTGAACGCGCCGGAGATCAGCTGGAATATATGGACGGTAAGGCGTTGGATCTATCAGCCCTGTTTGACGCCGCCGAGCTGCTCTCGATGTTCGGCGGACGGCGGATCATCGCCATCGACAACTTTGAACCCGAACAGCTGATTGATGCAGACTGCAAGGCGCTGTGCACCTTTTTTGGTGAGATCCCCGAAGGCACCATTTTGATTATCACAGCGGCGGCCGAAAGCTTTGACGAAAAAAAAGGCAAGTGCGCCAAAAAACTTCTGGCTGCCGCCGAAAAGTCCGGATTAGCCGCCCGGCTTGACCGCCGTGGAGAAGCTGATCTGCGCCGCTTTGTCATCGCACGCTGTAAAAGTAAGGGCAAAGCCCTGTCTAACGAGGCGGCCACCTTTTTACTGGCGCATTGTGGTAATGATATGGGCACCCTCTT from Oscillospiraceae bacterium MB24-C1 includes the following:
- the holA gene encoding DNA polymerase III subunit delta; translated protein: MLCTTEKQLKEQLSTENFAPLYLLFGNEPVLLRTWRQKLLDTFERAGDQLEYMDGKALDLSALFDAAELLSMFGGRRIIAIDNFEPEQLIDADCKALCTFFGEIPEGTILIITAAAESFDEKKGKCAKKLLAAAEKSGLAARLDRRGEADLRRFVIARCKSKGKALSNEAATFLLAHCGNDMGTLLNECDKLCAYATETKRDINNDMIRQVCPGVLSADPFALARLMLRGNLQAVLSQVDTLMRLRQPVIMILANLSGAFCDLARACAARASGRAASDLTADFSYRFAWRAQNAYRDCARLNAAAIYSVCELLCEADATLKSSSADERIVLETTIIRAMRTLQKGGAVC